The genome window CTTCCATTGAACTTCCCttccatgaaaacaaaattcatagtCATCAACAAACCAACATCATTTTGAGAAGCTGATGCATAAAACCCTTGTGCTCTTCCTACAAGCTTGGAGCTGAGTTCAGGCGTCATGGTCAAGGGATCATCAATCATCGCCACCATTCCAAATCCTGTTGAAGATGTGTTTGTCATGTCTGCACGGGCTATTCGGACCGCAGTGGGATTTTTTCCACTAACTATGTCATGGAAATAGAAGTGAAGGTGGCTTAGTTTCTCTTTCTTGAGGCCTAGTGTTGCGGGTGATAAGTATTTAGTGAAACGTTGAGATTTTGCATTGGCAATGATCAAGAATGAGAGAACTATTGAGAGAACGAGGAAGCTGGAAGCGAGGTTTTGGAGGATTTTGGCCATGGTGAAGAGAAGTAATTAAAGGGAGATGGTACTGGCTtagagaaggaagaaaacagaGGATTTAAATAGGTGTAGCGAGCTACATACCTTAGTGGGTCTGGTAATAATATTCAACAAGATATTTTGTGCTTCCACTAGAGAATGATCGATGGAAAGAAATGAAGAGGTGGGGCAAAGTCAGACACTGTGGCTTCATGCTTTGTACGCCGTAGACTTCAATATCTGAATGATTTCTATACAAAAAGTTCTCCGGacatttggaaagaaaaaatcaacaaaaagaaaaaacattattcatgtGGCGGTCAACTGACGAGAAATGATGAATATTAGTTtcatgacccgcgcgatgctgcgggttaatttttttgcataaaaaatattaaaaaaagctaagatctaaaagtattagaTTTTTTTGCAAAACTATATTCAAAAGTTTTAGGTTTgactgcaacgcctgacccaagagtaatatctataataacattaaacttgaaagacccaagtttaag of Populus trichocarpa isolate Nisqually-1 chromosome 16, P.trichocarpa_v4.1, whole genome shotgun sequence contains these proteins:
- the LOC7469901 gene encoding dirigent protein 22, with the protein product MAKILQNLASSFLVLSIVLSFLIIANAKSQRFTKYLSPATLGLKKEKLSHLHFYFHDIVSGKNPTAVRIARADMTNTSSTGFGMVAMIDDPLTMTPELSSKLVGRAQGFYASASQNDVGLLMTMNFVFMEGKFNGSTLSVLGRNSVFSTVREMPIVGGSGLFRFARGYAQASTHMFDRTTGDAVVEYNVYVFHY